Proteins from a single region of Pseudarthrobacter sp. NIBRBAC000502772:
- a CDS encoding ABC transporter ATP-binding protein — protein MTATAIRVQGMEKSFKDLHVLRGVDFEVAAGSIFALLGSNGAGKTTLVRILSTLLKADAGTATVHGFDVAANPGDVREAISLTGQFAAVDEVLTGRENLVLVAKLRHLKNPGAIADELLGRFSLTEAGGRKAAEYSGGMRRRLDIAMSLIGEPKVIFLDEPTTGLDPQARIDVWQTVKDLAQNGTTVLLTTQYLDEAEHLADRIAILHKGTIIQNGTLDELKRLLPPAEIEYVEKQPSLEDVFLALVGETAEEQEEKEASR, from the coding sequence ATGACCGCGACAGCAATCCGGGTGCAGGGCATGGAGAAGTCCTTCAAGGACCTGCACGTGCTGCGCGGTGTGGACTTCGAGGTGGCGGCGGGCAGTATCTTCGCCCTCCTCGGCTCCAACGGGGCCGGGAAGACCACGCTCGTGCGTATCCTCTCGACGCTGCTGAAGGCCGACGCGGGAACCGCGACGGTGCACGGCTTCGACGTCGCCGCTAACCCCGGCGATGTGCGCGAGGCGATCAGCCTGACAGGGCAGTTCGCCGCCGTTGACGAAGTGCTCACGGGCCGGGAGAACCTCGTGCTGGTCGCGAAGCTCCGGCACCTGAAGAACCCGGGGGCGATCGCGGACGAGTTGCTCGGGCGCTTCTCGCTCACCGAGGCCGGCGGCCGCAAGGCAGCCGAATACTCGGGCGGCATGCGCCGCCGGCTCGACATCGCGATGAGCCTGATCGGCGAGCCGAAGGTGATCTTCCTCGACGAGCCGACTACCGGGCTCGACCCGCAGGCGCGCATCGACGTGTGGCAGACCGTGAAGGATCTCGCCCAGAACGGCACGACAGTGCTGCTCACCACCCAATACCTCGACGAGGCCGAGCACCTCGCCGACCGCATCGCGATCCTGCACAAGGGCACGATCATCCAGAACGGCACGCTCGACGAGCTCAAGCGGCTGTTGCCGCCGGCCGAGATCGAGTACGTCGAGAAGCAGCCCTCACTCGAAGACGTCTTCCTGGCGCTCGTCGGTGAGACGGCTGAAGAGCAGGAAGAGAAGGAGGCATCCCGATGA
- a CDS encoding PadR family transcriptional regulator, which yields MGKQMTEMLKGTLEGIVLALLTGNPAYGYEITTLLRAQGFPDIAEGTVYALLVRIEQKGLVDVEKRPSEKGPPRKVYTLNAQGKKELDEFWNTWSFLSERLEELRKGGK from the coding sequence ATGGGCAAGCAGATGACGGAGATGCTCAAAGGAACACTGGAGGGCATCGTTCTTGCCCTCCTGACCGGGAACCCGGCGTACGGGTACGAAATCACCACGCTGCTCCGGGCGCAGGGGTTCCCCGACATCGCTGAGGGCACCGTGTACGCGCTGCTCGTCAGGATCGAGCAGAAGGGCCTGGTGGACGTCGAGAAGCGGCCGTCCGAGAAGGGCCCGCCCCGCAAGGTGTACACGCTCAACGCCCAGGGCAAGAAGGAACTGGACGAATTCTGGAACACATGGAGCTTCCTGTCCGAACGGCTTGAAGAGCTCCGCAAGGGAGGAAAGTGA
- a CDS encoding DUF1048 domain-containing protein: MAAKWIELVTGSLEQKKQYKQAKARLDALPEPYLTVAKAFNRYFMYYGGVTEGDTMVQMLSDLADLWERAAIDGTPVGEIVGEDPIEFAESFAQAYGGKRWIDKERARLNEAVDKAKGMES; this comes from the coding sequence ATGGCAGCGAAATGGATCGAGCTGGTGACCGGCTCGCTCGAGCAGAAGAAGCAGTACAAGCAGGCCAAGGCGCGGCTGGATGCCCTGCCTGAGCCCTATCTCACCGTGGCGAAGGCCTTCAACCGGTACTTCATGTACTACGGCGGGGTCACCGAGGGGGACACCATGGTGCAGATGCTCTCGGACCTCGCGGACCTGTGGGAACGCGCGGCCATCGACGGCACGCCCGTGGGCGAGATCGTGGGCGAAGATCCCATCGAATTCGCGGAGAGCTTCGCCCAGGCATACGGCGGAAAGCGGTGGATCGACAAGGAGCGGGCCCGCCTCAACGAGGCGGTCGACAAGGCGAAGGGGATGGAGTCATGA
- a CDS encoding ABC transporter permease → MSTHVLSDTGVLTGRSLRHILRSPDTIITTAVTPIALMLLFVYVLGGAINTGSDESYVNYMLPGILLITIASGIAYTAYRLFLDMQGGIFERFQSMPIARSSVLWAHVLTSLVANLVSVAVVVGVALLMGFRTGASVGAWLAVAGILVLFTLALTWLAVIAGLSAKTVDGASAFSYPLIFLPFISSAFVPTATMPGPVAWFAENQPVTSIVNSIRALFAQQPVGNDIWIALAWCVGILALAYVFAMAAYRRKIT, encoded by the coding sequence ATGAGCACCCACGTCCTCAGCGATACCGGTGTCCTCACCGGCCGCTCGCTGCGCCACATCCTGCGCAGCCCGGACACGATCATCACCACCGCGGTCACGCCGATCGCGCTGATGCTGCTGTTCGTGTATGTGCTTGGCGGCGCGATCAATACCGGATCCGACGAGTCGTACGTCAACTACATGCTCCCCGGCATCCTGCTGATCACGATTGCCTCCGGCATCGCCTACACCGCCTACCGCCTGTTCCTCGACATGCAGGGCGGCATCTTCGAGCGCTTCCAGTCCATGCCGATCGCGCGGTCGAGCGTGCTCTGGGCGCACGTGCTCACCTCGCTGGTGGCCAACCTCGTCTCGGTCGCGGTGGTCGTCGGTGTGGCCCTCCTCATGGGGTTCCGCACCGGAGCATCCGTGGGCGCCTGGCTTGCAGTCGCCGGCATCCTGGTCCTGTTCACGCTCGCCCTGACCTGGCTGGCCGTGATCGCGGGGCTCTCCGCGAAGACCGTCGACGGCGCCAGCGCGTTCAGCTACCCGCTGATCTTCCTGCCGTTCATCAGCTCGGCGTTCGTTCCGACGGCGACAATGCCGGGCCCGGTGGCCTGGTTCGCCGAGAACCAGCCGGTGACCTCGATCGTGAACTCTATCCGCGCGCTGTTCGCGCAGCAGCCGGTTGGGAACGACATCTGGATCGCACTGGCCTGGTGCGTCGGCATCCTCGCACTCGCCTACGTGTTCGCCATGGCCGCCTACCGGCGCAAGATCACCTAA